In Trichomycterus rosablanca isolate fTriRos1 chromosome 2, fTriRos1.hap1, whole genome shotgun sequence, the genomic window aggatttgaacccacactcttttgattgctagcccaaagctctacccactagtagACACTATATCTACTCAACAGTCTGTGTCCCCGTTGTCTTAGtctcctcttcatgctgcaccGTACATTTCAATAGGAGAccgatctggactgcaggcaggccagtcaagcacatgcactctgtgtctaaaAAAGGCACTCTGTTTTAGTGAATATAGAATAAGAGCTTGGTATTGTTTTGCTAAAATAACCAAGGACTTCCTGGGAATGGCTGAAAATttttacttttggtcatatagtgtacgtAAAGATGGAATGTGTAATATATTCTGTGTATTTATTATCCCGAccaaacatgaactaaacacaCCACAAAATCTGGTAATGTTAATTATGTGTGTGGTTGCTGAACCTTTAAAAAGCAGGTTGGCTTGGGGGATGTCGAGCTGGTAGCCAAACAATACGCTGGTGTTCTGCATACGAGTGCTGGCCTCAAACTCCACACCGATCTGCAGCTACagagcaaaacaaaaaacatcatgAGTAAACATCATGTATACAAAAGATATTATACTTCAAATACAGCTAATAGTCAAAGCAACTGAGGACATTAACTCATTTCTAAAGGTGTCTGTCTGATTATTGACTGATTACTGTCTGACCACATTTATTTGAACTGACCATGATCGTTTACCTTAATGATGCACTCCAACAAAACGTAAATTAGTAAAATGTTGTTATTTACCAATCATTTAAAGAGACTTTACCTGGTCGTTGGCTTTGTGATAATATGAAGCTTGTGCACCAGCTCCTCCTAGTGTAAGCGTAGCAATAAAATTGGAACCTGGAAAAAGAACAAAGAAGACACACTGGCTGAAACTGAaaagcacatttacacacacacacacgtgttttACCTGCACTAAAGTCATCTGATCACGAGAAACCCTCTTTTTTTTAAGGTTCCTTTCCAGTAATGAGATGGTAGCATCTCTATCTTTTGATCAGGTAGCCTTCTGGTACTCGACTTCGTCCATAAAGCTGAACATGGGCGCAGGTTTTTATACCAACCAAAGACAAGTTACACCAGTTAAATCTCATTAAGATATTTAGCCTGGCTGGTATCAAAATCATGCAGGCCATGCATGCCCGGCCATTTGTGAAAAAAAAAGACCACCAGTATTAATTGTAAGTGACCCACCGACCCCTATTGCGTGTGttttgcgcatggagagtcttGCACCGACCCCAGCGTCCCCCTACCTCTGTACAGGCGTCTCGAGCTACTAACCAGTGTCCTAACCCAGCAGACTTCAGTGGCCAactctgtctgctgcaggcactgccattgTGGCCGCTAGGGgctgcccagccgaccagtagcagggctgagatttaaacccagaaggtttagaatcccagtgctggtgtgctagcaaaatacccccactgcaccacctgggcacctatatttttatttatttattattatttattgagcGTTTTTCCCTTTTGGCACCCAGAGGGCAGTTACAAAGGCAgttgtatcctagtggttaaggtactggaccagcaatcaaaaggtcactggttcaagcctcaccactgccaggttgcccctgttgggcccttaaccctcaattgcttagacaaaacactgtcacagtactgtaagtcgctttggataaaagcgtctgctaaatgcggtaaatgtaaatgcacttCAGTCATGGCCAATTGGAACTTATCTCTTTCTAATCGCTGCCGCCACCCCCACCCCTAGTCAAGGAAGGCTGAGATTGTTACGTGCCCTatccaacacacatacacagctgCCAATCGCTTCTTTTTGCCTGCTAGGGATGGGGTCTCACAGAGTGCAGTATTGCGTGTGGAAAGCCACGCACTGATATCTGTGATCAGAAGGCACATCAAACGGTCAGCTGAGGTCGTAATTGCCCAGTGATttagccattcaaaccaatcgcgtgtctgtgtgggcgcccggctggctgatagcagagttGACTCAAAGCACATGTGACTTTGATAAGTGCTAAATTAGTTTGGCCAGATGACTGGTTTGCGTCTTTTCTTGGTCAGGGCAAGGGTTTGCAGTGGTGGAGGGAATTAAATTTGGGGAACTGTATACTATTTAGTATGTAGCAAAAAATCAgaagataaaaaaacaattaccGTATTTTCCGCACTATAAGGCGCACCGGATTATAAGGCGCAGTCTCAATTACGGGGTCTATTTCTGTACTTAACACATACATAAGGCGCACCGTATTATAAGGCGCATGCTAAAACATACGGTCTACAAAAAAAAAGGTAACGGAAGCAAAGGTGGCATGGCAGAGGTAAGCGTACGTACTGTACGTATTACGTAAtgttctctgattggtttatcgcTGCCAGCGTTTGTAGTGTACGTATTACGTCCCTGTGTCAGCGGGAAATGGTCCGATAGTCAATCAAGAGGAGCGCTTACCAAAGTCgcacaacaacatttttacagattttggaaCTCAGTGCACACATAAGGCGCACCGGATTATTAGGCGCACGGCAGATTTTTGAGAAAATTTAAGGCTTTTAGGTGCGCCTTATAGTGCGGAAAATACGGTACTGTGAGATATTTGTTCCACTACCTGTGTATCTTCCTGCCAAAGACATGACCGTAACCTCCTCCCCCGGCCTGCGGTGGTACACCAGCTCTCCCCCTAATGCCAAGGAAGGAGTGATGGACTGGAGATAATGAGCTACAACAATgcctgaaagaaagaaaaaaatgacgATTCAAAAACTGGGTAGAATGCTGGAATAGCAGGTATGTCCTTGGCATGTTTTGTTACCTGATCCAGCCACCACATCTGGATTTCCCAGCGCCAGCGCagctgtaaaatcatctccttTAAACTCAGCGTCTGCTTGCCAGTTGACAAATttctgctgctgtgtctaattgGACAATGGAAAACCAACAAGCAGCCAACATGAGCCAAATGATGCACTAAATAAAAGGTGGCATGAACCGGGGTCACTACCCCCAACCCCAACACACACTCTTACCTGAAAAACCAGCTTGGAGCGCACTCTGGAGCTTAACTGGTGAATAATCTGGGCATTGAGGCTGCCAGTGTGGTCCATGTCACCAACCACCACGGGAAATGTCTGtaaaaatgaatgtatttattaatttaatatctaGGGGTCACTTGCCATACCATaccattaaacaaaccagacatGGCACATTCTGGGTGTGAATCCAGCACTGAGAAAGCAATGAATAGTTTTGGCCAGCCCCAATAGAGTCCAAGCAGACGCAGTGGACTGGCTGGGAGCACTGCTacgatttaaaccctggatctcagcagtagttgGCTAGCGTCCTTTAATGCTGTGCCAATTGAGGGCCAAGACACAAATCTGTCaaaaccatgttttattacttaagtTTTCAACTCGTTTGTCTATTTTTTATTCAATTTcattttaccacctctttatcctggtcagggtcatcgGCGGGTCCGATTTCCATGAAATCActtggtgcaatgcagtaacacaccctggacaggttgcggGGCCTTGGCAATTCAAATACAAccctactagggatgtaacgatgcaccacaagattcaaaaattccacgattcaaatcgatttgacatgtaaaatgaatcaatattcactttaaacagcagagggcactggtgctatacacctcgcctggttgacttCACTGGCACTATACGCCAGGTTGCCAGATTCGggggttttcagccaaattgggcttggAAAAAAAGGGCGTTCATTATTTAGattaataaaagataatcacaaataaagtattttcttttctttgttttaagagaaataataaaaggaaactttgtcataatttgtcttcaatttcagtttaaaaaatcgggaaaaaatcgtatcgtgaacccagtatcgtgaattgcatcgcattgtgggtagagtgcatcgttacatccctaaaccCTACTGTGTTTGTGCCTTAGCCTAGATAAAACATATAACATAGTCACAATATAAACACAGTCTCTACTTACCTCTGCTGGTCCTGTCTGCTTGGTCCCTATATATGTAGCCCCAAATCTATAACTGGAGTCCCCCTGGGTGCTCAGCATGATGTTGTGATTGACCTGTggttaaaacaacaacaacaaacaaaacatttccATTAATCACTTAGCAAAAAACATTGATGTGATGCAAATGTAAGCCATAACAAATAAGAATAGTTATTTTACATCATAAAACCTGAAAAATTCAATAGTTCACACCAAacattttgaataaataaatgccagACGAGGCTAATGACAAGAAACACTGCAAAGTCTTTGGGCAGAAATAAACAACAgactgacctggaaaaagttgCTGAtgcctttgttgacagtgagtCGAACTCCATCCATCTGCACAGGAAACACTtctgcagaacagaacagattcAACTGACAATGTGATTAAAAATGCTGCAACCCAGATTTATTCTACATACAAGGGTATAAGGATTAAAAAGCACTCATGTAGTTCTAATTGATACTCCCttgatacaccaatcaggcataacattatcaccaccttcttaatattgtgttggtcccccttttgcttccaaaacagccctgcaactgtgatgcactgtgtattctgacaccttcctatcagaaccagcattaaattcttcagcaatttgagctacagtagctcgtctgttggatcggaccacacgggccagccttcgctccccacatgcatcaacgagccttggccgcccatgaccctgtcaccggtttaccactgtttctgccttggaccacttttgatagatactgaccactgcagaccgggaacaccccacaagagctacagttttggagatgctctgacccagtcgtctagccatgacaatctggcccttgtcaaactcgctcaaatccttatgcttgcccatttttcctgcttctaacacatcaactttgagggtaaaatgttcacttgctgcctaatatatcccacccactaacaggtgccgtgatagtAGAACACAGGagaaaagacctgaaatgaGGTTTGCGCACCTTTGGTTTTGCGATGGAACTCCTCAAAAGCACCCGGGTTCGGAAGTGACGGCTCAGCCTCCGGTTGCCCATTAGAAGCGCTGCCAGCAGGAGAGACCGGTGAGACTGATGGCATGGTAAAGCCTGCAGGGACAGAAATCAATCCCGGCCCAGCCTGCACTGGTGGGGGTGGAGGGGGTGAACTGGCAGCCAAGACATTACCCATTCTGAAAAGATCAAGGAGAAAGATCAAGGTCAGAGATGGAGATTGGGTAAAATGTGTTAAAGGAATCTTTAGTACATTAAAAATGCAATATTGGCAatgtgagatgtttaaaaactattattttgctttttgtGTCAGCGTGTGTGGCGGCATAATGCCAAGTTTGAATCccgggctgggctcacaaatataTTTTTCAAGACGTATGGTGTTACACGAACTTTAGGAGGCCATTAAGGGAATACATACCACTATCAGTGAACTCTTAGTGCCAATCTCGAGCTCAGATAAAGAGGGAAGGGCATCCCAAGTCAACCTTCTTAActttcataaaataaaacataacttCTGTGCTATTTTTATAGGTATAAATACCTGTAATAAGCTTACAAaccactgctttctgttttcaTTTGGGTTTTACCTCCTGTCCCAGCTTCTTTGGAATTGGGTTTATGACACGAGTCttcatatttttcattttattttaataggtttttttaacgtcatgttttacacactttggttacaataatgacaggacaggttgttCCTggttactagggatgtaacgatgcaccacgacacagttaaaaatcaattcacatgtgtaacgatttaaatcggtttacatgtataatgaatcaatattcactttaaacagcagagggcactggcgctattcacctcacctggttgacgacactacagggttgccaggttcggaattttccagccaaatttatttatgcgaggatacttttttaaatttgtattattcatttatttatttaatgttggatttattttaaaatttcagttgttttttttttttacacaaaatgagaaatgtgcagcattgttttgcatagtttggacctacctcagaaataaaaggacattcattatttagataaataaaagatgagcacaaatacagtattttattttttaaagagaaataataaaaagaaactttgtcataatttgtcttcaatttcattttgttaaaaaaaatcggggaaaaaatcgtatcgtgaacccagtaacATGAATTGCATTGccggtagagtgtatcgttacgtCCCTACTGGTTACACGATtcatcagtcatggacaattttgtatctccaattcacctcacttgcatgtctttggactgtgggaggaaaccggagctccgggaggaaacccacgcagacacggggagaacatgcaaactttacacagaaaggacccggaccactccacccaggaatcaaactcaggacctccttgctgtgaggtgacagtgctacccaccgacaatgctacccaccgtgccacccagatCTTCATATTAGTACTCTAAATAACACATTCTTaatatgttcatgtttatgtatTGTTTCAGGATACATTAGGATGATATAGTCCATATGCAGCGATTAAAGTCTTTGGAAAGTCAAAACCTGCTTATATTACTCTGCACTTACTAATTCTGGATGACCTGTTTAAAAAATGTCTCTTTGCCAGGAAGTGACATCACAACCATAGAACCTTACAGGTTTGACCCTTTACCTTCCAAGGATAAAAACAAGGGGTGACTTTTAACGTATGAATAAAGACATGCACCAACTTTTTGTCTTATTTGATCAATAttcaccaaataaaaatacagcacGTATATTTAGTTTATGATTTAGTTTTGGTTAAGTGTCACCATCATGCTATGATGTCAACTAAACTACTGACTGCATTAGCTAGCGCCACacgcgcacgcgcacacacacacacacgtgcatcaTAAAGCCgactttaaaataaatgttattacagGTAAAAGAACAGAACCGATAACATTTCAGAAATAACACTTGCTAATAGACGCTTCATAATATTCATTACAACAAACTGTTCATTCCCATTCATTCTCAATGCAGTGTTACTCACGTTGTACTTCACACAGAGGACAACTCTTCACCCGGACGAACACTGCAGCTCCGACACATATGTCCCGCCTTCTTTGCTTATTCCGCTCTATGATTGGACAGGAGGGactccactcactgtcaatcACCGGACACGCAAAGCAACTTCTGGTTACAGATTTTGGTTCCAATTCAAATCACTTCAAAGGTGATGCagagtgcactagatagggaagCATCTTGAACTATTACATACCCAATATAGTGCTTATGTGTAGGGAATAAGGGCGCATTTGGAATTCAGCCCTCGGTTATGAGTAACGTAAGGCCAACAACCACAATTTCAGTCCTGTTCTAATCCATGTGAAAGGACGgcaaggtggcgcagctgtcGGTGTGGGTGCCGCTTATTACAGGGTTCGATCCTCACCTTCGATTATTTTGCTAGTATGTGGATTGGTAAATAAATTGTCCCTACTTGTGAAAGtgtaaatgggtgagtgagtgtatgtgtaggcacagtggtagcctagtgggtagagctttgggctatcaatcaaaaggtgccactgttgggcccttgaccaaggcccttaataTTCTTTGCTCCTATGTATACATTGCGTTCAGAGTttcagtgaccctgaccaggatggagtGGCTAACTAAAATTAATGGATGAAAGATGAACTAAAAGGTTTATAGTgtacactcactctcacttagTACTTTGTTTACTATGGTAAACAAAACTATGGTTCtggtacattcattgattatttttaaaattcaaCCATATATTTTGTGgcaatacaattactgactgcagccaGTTGAAGACAAACCAAGAGAGGTGTGTTTGAAACgatttgggcatgtgcagaggagagagaagggtgctgaggatggagcACCAGGCAGAAGAGGAG contains:
- the tomm40l gene encoding mitochondrial import receptor subunit TOM40B gives rise to the protein MGNVLAASSPPPPPPVQAGPGLISVPAGFTMPSVSPVSPAGSASNGQPEAEPSLPNPGAFEEFHRKTKEVFPVQMDGVRLTVNKGISNFFQVNHNIMLSTQGDSSYRFGATYIGTKQTGPAETFPVVVGDMDHTGSLNAQIIHQLSSRVRSKLVFQTQQQKFVNWQADAEFKGDDFTAALALGNPDVVAGSGIVVAHYLQSITPSLALGGELVYHRRPGEEVTVMSLAGRYTGSNFIATLTLGGAGAQASYYHKANDQLQIGVEFEASTRMQNTSVLFGYQLDIPQANLLFKGSIDSNWVVGATLEKKLLPLPLSLALCSFLNHRKNKFQCGFSVTIG